From Penicillium psychrofluorescens genome assembly, chromosome: 1, one genomic window encodes:
- a CDS encoding uncharacterized protein (ID:PFLUO_001941-T1.cds;~source:funannotate), with protein MAFLPRFTELSPLFRLLDDYEAHRTRPTCPRSTRPSTASTKTPPPTFSPAFDVRELDDGYYLDGELPGAVQGNIDIEFSDPQTLTIKGHTDREYAASTTTNSKKDIKSAPRWRQPTVQNEDEDEDAQSNTGTDTTTTTEPASNPDSPYHYWVSERSIGNFQRTFTFQTRVDQDAVRANLKNGILSVFVPKEAAPRTKKIRVL; from the coding sequence ATGGCCTTCCTCCCACGCTTCACCGAGCTCTCGCCTCTGTTCCGTCTGCTCGACGACTACGAGGCCCACCGCACCCGACCCACATGTCCTCGTTCTACTAGACCATCTACTGCATCCACCAAGACCCCGCCACCCACCTTCAGTCCCGCCTTTGACGTGCgcgagctggacgatggcTACTATCTCGACGGCGAGCTGCCAGGCGCGGTCCAGGGCAACATCGATATTGAATTCAGCGATCCCCAGACCCTAACCATCAAGGGCCACACGGATCGGGAGTATGCcgcatccaccaccaccaacagcaAAAAAGACATCAAGTCTGCTCCTCGATGGCGTCAGCCTACCGTCCAAaatgaggacgaggatgaagatgctCAGTCCAATACTGGTACTgataccaccaccactaccgaACCAGCCTCAAATCCTGACTCCCCATACCACTACTGGGTCTCAGAGCGATCAATCGGCAACTTCCAGCGCACATTCACTTTCCAAACCCGGGTAGACCAGGATGCCGTACGGGCTAATTTGAAGAATGGGATTTTGTCAGTGTTCGTGCCGAAGGAGGCTGCACcgcggacgaagaagatccgTGTGCTGTGA